In a single window of the Helicobacter felis ATCC 49179 genome:
- a CDS encoding outer membrane protein yields MPQSNNQTRCCRVIPSTSHLSQAFLTSALTLFTLAPLSAEDSGPFIQGGFQYSNFSGMATTVVKPVSAQELIQAIEPSLYQKLKKEQQGGQGPPQTEEEVHDLIQKIVQHDYPNGIPSSKRETASNGNLYGVDIQFGYKQFFGQEKHFGLRYYGLFSGQGGNSYNKAGKYYQPSANLFYGVGADVLYNFYENNDRTYGIFAGVMFGGSSWLMGEGKTNGKCNYKNDKEDCISMNDSFENREKQVNQGDISKASFSPTYVQFVFNFGFRINFTKHQGFEFGTRIPTINDPYYKATQKRATETGGKGSETTITFRRNASLYWNYVYNF; encoded by the coding sequence ATGCCACAATCAAATAACCAAACAAGGTGTTGCCGTGTTATCCCCTCAACATCTCATCTGTCTCAAGCGTTTTTAACCAGCGCGTTAACCCTCTTTACTCTAGCCCCTTTGAGCGCAGAAGATAGTGGTCCGTTTATACAAGGCGGGTTTCAATATTCCAATTTCTCAGGCATGGCAACTACTGTTGTTAAACCAGTGAGTGCGCAGGAGTTGATTCAAGCGATTGAACCAAGCCTGTATCAAAAACTCAAAAAGGAACAACAAGGAGGTCAGGGGCCACCGCAAACTGAAGAGGAAGTGCATGATTTGATTCAAAAAATTGTGCAACATGATTACCCAAATGGTATCCCTAGCTCTAAGAGAGAAACAGCTTCAAATGGCAATCTTTATGGGGTAGATATTCAATTTGGATACAAACAATTCTTTGGTCAAGAAAAGCATTTTGGATTGCGTTACTATGGCTTGTTTAGCGGACAAGGGGGGAACTCTTATAATAAAGCAGGAAAATACTACCAACCCTCTGCAAATCTTTTCTATGGCGTAGGGGCTGATGTACTTTATAACTTCTATGAAAACAACGACCGCACTTATGGCATCTTTGCTGGTGTAATGTTTGGAGGGAGCTCATGGCTGATGGGAGAAGGCAAAACAAATGGAAAATGTAATTATAAGAATGATAAAGAGGATTGCATAAGCATGAACGATTCTTTTGAAAATAGAGAAAAACAAGTTAACCAAGGCGACATCTCTAAAGCCTCGTTCTCGCCTACCTATGTGCAATTCGTGTTCAATTTTGGCTTTAGAATAAATTTTACCAAGCATCAAGGGTTTGAGTTTGGAACGCGTATCCCCACCATCAACGATCCTTATTATAAGGCAACACAAAAAAGAGCGACAGAAACAGGCGGTAAAGGGAGCGAAACCACTATAACCTTTAGGCGCAACGCCTCTTTATATTGGAACTATGTTTATAATTTCTAA
- a CDS encoding metallophosphoesterase, producing the protein MKIFAHLETLQTFLYALGGLSMAASFILFCLLLLHLIALKTLPQSIDTHRRQSLKKLLDIGLLGVFFPSMAKGFYNATNLVITRRSVKLKNLKEACHLVMISDAHIGAYLKKDYLQEIVDRINALQPDIVVIVGDLADLKAQLVQKDLTPLKSIQSQYGVYCVLGNHEYYHGVDALVEVFKKNHLRVLQNESVQVAGLNLMGVNDLIGYRFKRFEPDFKTIFTQVNPNLPSVLLSHQPKSLRYLEQKPDLLLCGHTHAGQIFPFSLLVWLDQKYIYGHYHLKDCQMIVSSGCGFWGPPVRIFTKSEIVSIHLKPENQA; encoded by the coding sequence ATGAAAATTTTTGCCCATTTGGAGACATTACAGACTTTCTTGTATGCCCTAGGCGGGCTGAGTATGGCCGCAAGTTTTATTCTGTTCTGCCTGCTATTATTGCACCTCATCGCGCTTAAAACACTTCCTCAAAGCATAGACACACACAGACGCCAAAGCCTTAAAAAACTCTTAGATATAGGTCTATTAGGGGTTTTCTTTCCCTCTATGGCAAAGGGTTTTTACAATGCCACTAATCTTGTGATCACAAGGCGCAGCGTCAAGCTCAAGAATTTAAAAGAAGCGTGCCACCTTGTGATGATCAGCGATGCACACATAGGCGCGTATCTTAAAAAAGATTACTTGCAAGAGATTGTCGATCGTATCAACGCGCTTCAGCCAGATATCGTCGTGATTGTGGGGGATTTGGCGGATTTAAAGGCTCAGTTGGTACAAAAGGATTTAACCCCGCTTAAAAGTATCCAATCTCAATACGGCGTGTATTGTGTGCTGGGTAACCATGAATATTACCACGGGGTGGATGCGCTTGTTGAAGTGTTTAAAAAGAATCATTTGCGCGTGCTACAAAATGAGAGTGTTCAAGTGGCAGGGCTTAATCTAATGGGGGTGAATGACCTTATAGGGTATCGCTTTAAGCGTTTTGAACCCGATTTTAAGACTATCTTTACCCAAGTCAACCCCAATCTGCCCAGTGTTTTACTCTCCCACCAACCCAAATCCCTAAGATATTTGGAACAAAAACCCGATTTGCTCTTGTGCGGGCATACCCATGCTGGGCAGATATTCCCCTTTAGCCTCTTGGTGTGGCTGGATCAAAAATACATCTATGGGCATTACCATTTAAAAGATTGCCAAATGATTGTGAGTAGCGGTTGTGGCTTTTGGGGTCCCCCTGTGCGTATCTTCACCAAGAGCGAAATCGTGTCCATCCACTTAAAGCCTGAAAATCAAGCTTAA
- a CDS encoding outer membrane protein translates to MLGTATSNQQPASGCVALTPSEFHFSKTLLTGMFSLLALTSLSAENNGAFIQGGVNYYSNFSGTVTSVVKSASVQSTTTTHYNGNLYGGNIEVGYKQFFGKKRRVGLRYYGMFSGQAGGYYNANEQTNKQTGQNKSYTQPSANLFYGVGIDVLYNFYEKEDQTYGIFGGVMVGGSTWLMGEPLIDPTLKDKSCVYANQNGGCISMNDGFKNLEKQTNDGNISKASFSPTYVQFVFNFGFRINFTKHQGFEFGTRIPTINDPYYKAKTDGKGSETTITFRRNASLYWNYVYNF, encoded by the coding sequence ATGCTAGGAACAGCAACCAGCAACCAGCAACCAGCAAGCGGATGTGTGGCACTTACTCCCTCAGAATTTCATTTTTCCAAAACTTTACTAACTGGTATGTTCTCCCTCTTAGCTTTAACCTCTTTGAGTGCGGAAAACAACGGCGCATTCATACAAGGTGGGGTTAATTACTACTCAAATTTTTCAGGCACTGTAACTTCTGTTGTCAAATCAGCGAGCGTGCAATCCACAACCACAACCCATTATAATGGCAATCTTTATGGTGGAAATATAGAGGTTGGGTATAAGCAATTCTTTGGCAAAAAAAGGCGTGTTGGCTTGCGCTACTATGGCATGTTTAGCGGGCAGGCGGGGGGTTATTATAATGCCAATGAGCAGACGAACAAACAGACCGGTCAGAACAAATCATACACCCAACCTTCTGCTAATCTTTTCTATGGCGTAGGGATCGATGTGCTCTATAACTTCTATGAAAAAGAGGATCAAACTTATGGCATCTTTGGCGGTGTGATGGTTGGAGGTAGCACTTGGTTGATGGGAGAACCTCTCATAGACCCCACACTAAAAGACAAATCATGTGTGTATGCCAATCAAAATGGAGGTTGCATAAGCATGAATGATGGTTTTAAGAATTTAGAAAAACAAACTAACGATGGCAATATTAGCAAAGCCTCGTTCTCGCCTACCTATGTGCAATTCGTGTTCAATTTTGGCTTTAGAATAAATTTTACCAAGCATCAAGGGTTTGAGTTTGGAACGCGTATCCCCACCATCAACGATCCTTATTATAAGGCAAAGACAGACGGTAAAGGGAGTGAAACCACTATAACCTTTAGGCGCAACGCCTCTTTGTATTGGAACTATGTTTATAATTTCTAA